The following are encoded in a window of Bdellovibrio svalbardensis genomic DNA:
- a CDS encoding helix-turn-helix domain-containing protein, translated as MQATARYNYYELLELTSAAPQHEVSAAYERARNTYSGDNPAIYTIFSEQEARELLVMIEEAYQVLGNKILRNIYDQRLLSGRASLNDLTYHSIVEASKQVYPDSKTEKKEAAYKKDPAFEKEIQAQDNWTGDYLKKVREYKQISVERMSEITKINSWYVTAIEKVEPGNLPAVVFVRGYVVQIARALGLDDKKVADSYMKIFKASLGK; from the coding sequence ATGCAAGCGACAGCGCGATATAACTATTACGAACTTCTAGAACTCACGTCAGCAGCACCTCAACACGAGGTGAGTGCGGCCTATGAGCGCGCCCGCAATACATACTCTGGCGACAACCCTGCGATCTATACAATCTTCTCTGAACAAGAGGCTCGTGAGCTTCTGGTTATGATCGAGGAAGCCTATCAAGTCCTTGGCAACAAAATCCTTCGCAACATCTATGATCAAAGATTGTTGAGCGGTCGTGCCTCTTTAAACGACCTGACTTATCATTCTATCGTAGAAGCCAGCAAACAAGTTTATCCGGATTCAAAAACGGAGAAAAAGGAAGCTGCTTACAAGAAGGATCCTGCTTTCGAAAAAGAAATTCAGGCTCAAGATAATTGGACTGGCGACTATCTAAAGAAAGTTCGCGAGTACAAGCAAATCTCTGTGGAACGCATGAGTGAAATCACCAAGATCAATTCTTGGTATGTCACTGCAATTGAGAAAGTAGAACCAGGAAATCTTCCGGCGGTTGTCTTCGTACGTGGATACGTTGTGCAAATCGCTCGTGCTTTGGGTCTGGACGACAAGAAAGTCGCTGACTCTTACATGAAGATTTTCAAAGCCTCACTTGGAAAATAA
- a CDS encoding MlaE family ABC transporter permease, which translates to MISLLADTFFGLFAPPFRRREFLQQLYFVANRSLIIIVFCVSFAAIVTILESSFHMKMVIQNDSMVPGFAAVLILRELAAVVMALLLASRVGAGYASEVGSMQITEQIDALKMLGIDPVNYLVVPRFLACVLGATILTVVANMSCLFSAMLVSQSLLGYTPGMFIASMHRFIQFRDIIFAMIKGACFGGVIPIVACYFGFNCQQGAEGVGRATTNTVVVASIAIIVIDFILSYTFSHLY; encoded by the coding sequence ATGATTTCACTTCTTGCGGATACCTTTTTTGGTCTTTTTGCCCCGCCATTTCGCCGCCGTGAATTTCTGCAACAGCTCTATTTTGTGGCGAATAGAAGTCTGATTATCATTGTTTTTTGCGTCAGTTTCGCAGCTATTGTGACCATTCTGGAGTCCTCCTTCCATATGAAGATGGTCATTCAAAATGATTCGATGGTCCCAGGCTTTGCAGCAGTATTAATTTTGCGAGAGCTTGCGGCTGTGGTGATGGCGCTTTTGCTGGCTTCCAGAGTTGGGGCGGGATATGCCTCTGAAGTGGGAAGCATGCAAATCACTGAACAAATCGATGCCCTAAAAATGTTGGGAATTGATCCCGTTAACTATTTGGTGGTTCCAAGATTTCTGGCCTGCGTACTTGGCGCAACCATATTAACAGTGGTTGCCAATATGTCGTGCCTTTTCTCTGCGATGCTGGTGAGCCAATCCTTATTGGGCTACACGCCGGGAATGTTCATCGCTTCAATGCACAGATTTATCCAGTTCAGGGACATTATTTTTGCGATGATCAAAGGGGCTTGCTTCGGTGGAGTGATTCCTATCGTGGCTTGCTATTTTGGTTTTAACTGTCAGCAAGGTGCTGAGGGGGTGGGGAGAGCCACAACAAATACGGTTGTGGTCGCTTCGATTGCCATTATTGTGATTGATTTTATTTTATCGTACACTTTTAGCCATCTCTATTAG
- a CDS encoding MlaD family protein: MKVETKVGFLGLVSIILIALFAYFMGFISPFSNSKELNVMYNYAGGIEEGSPVRVMGIKVGKVKAITFDPSYKMPNGEEAKLRLTITIDKKAWTSVRKDSKFFINLAGVIGEKFLEISAGSVDSGEFSNGDYVRGEDPPRIDQLISQGYGLAGKLIEIVEKNQGSVTNVIKQLDNLTTNFNKTLLLLDKTTKNREVARLLDNAIKISDDMAYLTNNMRSKKAEETYDLVHKLLFRLEPLDGPTLKKFFQEEGVRARVF; the protein is encoded by the coding sequence ATGAAGGTTGAAACCAAGGTTGGTTTTTTGGGTTTGGTGAGCATCATCTTGATCGCTCTGTTTGCCTATTTCATGGGATTCATTTCGCCTTTTTCAAATAGCAAAGAGCTGAACGTGATGTACAACTATGCAGGCGGCATAGAAGAAGGTTCGCCTGTTCGTGTGATGGGTATCAAAGTGGGAAAAGTGAAAGCGATTACTTTTGATCCTTCCTATAAGATGCCCAATGGGGAAGAGGCAAAACTTCGCCTGACAATTACGATTGATAAAAAAGCCTGGACCAGCGTCCGTAAAGATTCCAAATTTTTCATCAACTTAGCGGGTGTGATTGGGGAAAAGTTTCTGGAAATCTCTGCAGGCTCGGTGGATTCAGGTGAATTTTCAAATGGCGATTATGTGCGTGGTGAGGATCCACCCCGTATTGATCAGTTGATCTCTCAAGGTTACGGTTTGGCCGGAAAACTTATTGAGATCGTTGAAAAGAACCAGGGATCTGTGACAAACGTCATCAAACAGCTCGATAACTTGACGACAAACTTCAATAAGACGCTTTTGCTCTTGGATAAAACGACGAAGAATCGCGAAGTGGCAAGATTGCTTGATAATGCCATCAAAATCAGCGATGACATGGCATATTTGACGAATAATATGAGATCCAAAAAAGCGGAAGAGACCTATGATTTGGTTCACAAGCTTTTATTCCGCTTGGAACCGTTGGACGGACCAACCCTCAAGAAGTTCTTTCAAGAGGAAGGGGTCAGAGCCCGCGTGTTCTAA
- a CDS encoding RluA family pseudouridine synthase, translating to MKSLNIAATEEMAGLRLDKALAFIPEIENRSRAAHLIDNARVLLNGKVEKASAKVKLGDQIQINLPEPTPTELQPYDLKLDVLFEDEDVIVINKPAGLVVHPAAGHAHDTLVNALISHTDDLSMKFGEERPGIVHRLDKETSGIIVVAKNDKAHESLTSQFKERSTHRIYYAVAIGTARTLSGTIKSYLARHPVDRKRYASVIGEDRQPLIDQEEPPLIGKWAVTHYDVLARKSGLTYLKLKLETGRTHQIRVHLSENALPIAGDVLYGADKKIRTIEQKGIQEDLRKLPRFLLHAAELGFTHPKTGEQMFFQQDWPEDILSLIKKWGLL from the coding sequence GTGAAAAGTTTAAATATAGCTGCTACTGAAGAGATGGCTGGGCTTCGCCTTGATAAGGCTTTGGCTTTCATTCCAGAAATCGAAAACAGATCTCGCGCTGCCCATCTTATTGATAATGCGCGGGTTCTCTTGAACGGCAAAGTCGAAAAGGCCTCCGCAAAAGTAAAGCTTGGCGATCAAATCCAAATCAATCTTCCAGAACCGACGCCGACGGAGCTCCAGCCCTATGATCTAAAGTTGGATGTTCTTTTTGAAGATGAAGATGTCATCGTGATCAATAAACCTGCGGGCTTGGTTGTCCACCCCGCCGCTGGGCACGCGCACGACACCCTGGTGAATGCGCTGATTTCCCATACTGATGATCTCTCCATGAAATTTGGTGAAGAACGACCTGGTATCGTTCACCGTTTGGATAAAGAAACCAGCGGAATCATTGTCGTCGCCAAGAACGATAAGGCTCATGAATCTTTAACCAGCCAGTTCAAAGAACGCAGCACTCATCGCATTTACTATGCGGTCGCCATTGGAACAGCTCGAACTTTAAGCGGTACGATCAAAAGCTATTTGGCCCGGCATCCGGTGGATCGAAAACGTTATGCCTCTGTGATCGGCGAAGATCGCCAGCCATTAATCGATCAAGAGGAGCCACCTTTGATTGGAAAGTGGGCGGTTACTCACTACGACGTTCTTGCGCGAAAAAGTGGACTGACTTACCTGAAATTGAAACTTGAAACAGGTCGCACTCACCAAATTCGCGTGCATCTGTCAGAGAATGCACTGCCGATCGCAGGAGATGTTCTGTATGGCGCTGATAAAAAAATCAGAACCATTGAACAAAAAGGCATTCAGGAAGATCTTAGAAAACTGCCACGCTTTCTGCTTCACGCGGCGGAACTGGGTTTTACTCATCCTAAAACCGGCGAGCAGATGTTCTTTCAACAGGATTGGCCCGAGGATATTTTAAGTCTTATTAAAAAATGGGGTTTATTGTGA
- the tsaB gene encoding tRNA (adenosine(37)-N6)-threonylcarbamoyltransferase complex dimerization subunit type 1 TsaB has protein sequence MKILAMETSTQIGGVAVVIDGKVVAEEISLRQKSHSEIISPFVDECLKRSNLKLEDIDAFAVGQGPGSFTGIRVAANAGKTFSYSFNKPLVTIDSLVLLAEQARGSKYPVLSIINAYKNMVYLGLFDMSGDEPTYIKGPEAIPVRELSKHIDRDVLVVGDGWETYHEYFPTELAAKMQRDPSYPDHPHAKTLGLLAERRASKGHTLDWKSFVPLYIRASEAEETKKGILISPLK, from the coding sequence ATGAAAATATTAGCTATGGAAACCAGCACCCAAATTGGCGGTGTGGCGGTTGTGATTGACGGAAAAGTGGTCGCAGAGGAAATTTCTCTGCGACAAAAATCCCATAGCGAAATCATCAGTCCCTTCGTGGACGAGTGCCTGAAAAGATCCAACCTCAAATTGGAAGACATTGATGCCTTTGCTGTCGGCCAGGGGCCGGGCAGCTTCACAGGCATTCGTGTGGCGGCAAACGCAGGCAAGACCTTCTCATACAGCTTCAACAAACCACTGGTCACTATCGACTCTTTGGTGCTGCTTGCTGAACAAGCCCGTGGATCAAAGTATCCGGTTCTATCAATTATCAATGCTTACAAAAACATGGTCTATCTTGGACTGTTCGATATGAGTGGCGATGAACCCACTTACATCAAAGGTCCAGAAGCCATTCCGGTGCGTGAACTCTCGAAGCACATTGACCGCGACGTCCTGGTTGTCGGCGATGGCTGGGAGACCTATCACGAATATTTTCCAACTGAACTAGCTGCAAAAATGCAACGCGACCCAAGTTACCCCGACCACCCTCATGCAAAAACTTTGGGATTGCTGGCTGAAAGACGTGCATCAAAGGGACACACTTTAGACTGGAAATCGTTTGTTCCCCTTTATATTCGCGCCTCTGAAGCCGAAGAGACAAAAAAAGGTATTTTGATTTCTCCACTCAAGTAG
- a CDS encoding cystathionine gamma-synthase, with the protein MKKTTQDLGFATRAIHAGQSPDPTTGAIMTPVYMTSTYVQESPGVHKGWEYSRTHNPTRRAYENCMASLENGKFGFAFASGCAATTTILHMLKGGEHVIAMDDMYGGTFRLFDKILRHDGMEFSFVDLTKFENFEKAIKPNTKLVWLETPTNPTLKLVDIKKIAALAKSKGILVAVDNTFMSPYFQKPLDLGADIVVHSATKYIGGHSDVVGGIAVTSREDIAEKLQFLTNSMGGIQAPFDAFLCLRSLKTLPLRMKAHQENAMAVAKFLESHPKVEKVIYPGLASHPQHALAKEQMSGFGGMITFYIKGGMDSARKFLENVSVFALAESLGGVESLIEHPAIMTHASVPPENRKALGIDDSLIRLSVGVEDLQDLLNDLKSAFDKATV; encoded by the coding sequence ATGAAAAAAACAACTCAAGATCTCGGTTTCGCAACAAGAGCCATCCATGCAGGTCAGTCTCCTGATCCAACAACGGGAGCGATTATGACTCCTGTTTATATGACCTCGACCTATGTACAAGAATCTCCAGGTGTTCATAAAGGGTGGGAGTATTCTCGTACCCATAACCCTACACGTCGCGCCTATGAAAATTGCATGGCAAGTTTGGAAAACGGCAAATTTGGTTTTGCTTTTGCCTCAGGCTGTGCGGCCACAACGACGATCCTTCATATGTTGAAGGGTGGCGAGCATGTGATCGCGATGGATGATATGTACGGCGGCACATTCCGTTTGTTTGATAAAATCCTCAGACACGATGGCATGGAGTTTTCTTTCGTTGATTTGACGAAGTTTGAGAATTTTGAAAAGGCTATCAAACCAAATACGAAACTGGTTTGGTTGGAAACTCCGACAAATCCGACTTTGAAATTGGTCGATATCAAAAAAATCGCAGCTTTGGCGAAATCAAAAGGGATTTTGGTGGCCGTAGATAATACGTTCATGAGCCCTTACTTCCAAAAACCATTGGATTTGGGTGCGGATATCGTGGTTCATTCTGCGACAAAATATATTGGCGGCCATAGTGATGTGGTTGGCGGCATCGCGGTGACTTCTCGTGAAGATATCGCTGAAAAATTGCAGTTCTTGACCAACTCCATGGGGGGCATTCAAGCTCCGTTCGATGCTTTCTTGTGCTTGAGAAGTTTGAAAACTTTGCCTCTTCGTATGAAGGCTCATCAGGAAAATGCGATGGCCGTGGCGAAATTCTTGGAGTCGCACCCGAAAGTGGAAAAAGTGATCTATCCAGGCTTGGCGAGTCACCCCCAGCATGCTTTGGCTAAAGAGCAAATGTCTGGTTTTGGCGGCATGATCACGTTCTATATCAAGGGGGGCATGGATTCTGCCCGTAAATTCCTTGAAAACGTGAGTGTTTTTGCCCTGGCTGAGAGCTTAGGTGGTGTTGAGAGCTTGATTGAGCACCCGGCAATTATGACGCACGCCTCCGTTCCTCCTGAAAACCGCAAGGCTCTAGGGATCGATGATTCTTTGATCCGCCTCTCTGTAGGGGTGGAAGATCTTCAAGATCTTCTAAATGATCTAAAATCTGCCTTTGATAAAGCCACTGTTTGA
- the rseP gene encoding RIP metalloprotease RseP gives MDMILNFVNQGLSAIVPFVILLGVLIFIHELGHFLVARWCGVRVEVFSLGFGKKILKYKKGDTTYALSIIPLGGYVKMFGEQPGDSITEEDKKFSFTHKTVWQRIAVVLAGPLMNFFFAIAIFFTVAIIGEDAKTPILGDIAPKTAAYEAGFRSGDRLVSVNNKAINTWEDLQKIMSLKEDRALHLDVVVQHQGSKEDSKIAVEAKSEPNPNVLSSYNYVAVIDGLTPMSAGTTVGVPGNSPLYAMGLRTGDTLTAINGQKVTYWRELEPVLAKLSPKETLTLEVMGTREGDKAEKPLTITMAPLESIKTYSLQSLGLESSELYLGKVVEASPAAAAGLRTMDRLTSINGVTLTKWEDVLNNIKSFDGKNPVALTVVREGQKVEMKITPKMTTQMTANGTEEKRYTIGIAPVVNIAMPELMVVKTTNPIDALVRGTQRTWDVSVMTVMSFVRLFEAKISPKNIGGVLSIGQAASETYKMGITQFLQMMAIISVNLFILNLLPVPVLDGGHLVFYIIEVVKGAPLSLRKMEVAQQVGMALLMSLMIFALFNDFTRLFGI, from the coding sequence ATGGATATGATTCTAAATTTCGTAAACCAAGGTCTTTCTGCAATTGTTCCCTTTGTTATTTTACTTGGGGTTCTCATCTTTATTCATGAGCTAGGACACTTCCTGGTCGCACGTTGGTGCGGAGTCAGAGTTGAAGTTTTCAGTTTGGGCTTTGGTAAAAAAATCCTGAAGTATAAAAAGGGCGACACTACTTACGCTCTTTCGATCATACCTCTTGGCGGTTACGTTAAGATGTTCGGCGAGCAGCCGGGTGATTCAATTACTGAAGAAGATAAGAAGTTTTCTTTCACTCACAAGACTGTGTGGCAAAGAATCGCCGTAGTCCTTGCGGGACCCTTGATGAACTTCTTCTTCGCAATCGCCATCTTTTTCACAGTAGCGATCATTGGTGAAGATGCGAAGACACCCATCCTTGGTGACATCGCACCGAAAACGGCGGCTTATGAAGCTGGCTTCCGCTCTGGTGACCGCTTGGTGTCCGTGAATAATAAAGCCATCAATACTTGGGAAGATCTGCAAAAGATCATGAGTCTCAAGGAAGATCGCGCTCTTCACTTGGATGTTGTGGTTCAACATCAGGGCTCTAAAGAAGATTCAAAAATTGCTGTCGAAGCGAAGTCCGAGCCAAATCCAAATGTTCTTAGCAGCTATAACTATGTCGCGGTGATTGACGGTCTGACTCCAATGTCGGCGGGAACCACTGTGGGAGTTCCAGGAAATTCTCCATTATATGCCATGGGACTTCGCACTGGCGACACTCTGACTGCAATCAACGGACAAAAAGTAACTTACTGGAGAGAGCTTGAACCCGTTCTGGCAAAGCTCAGTCCGAAAGAAACTTTGACTCTTGAAGTGATGGGAACGCGCGAAGGTGATAAGGCAGAAAAACCTCTCACCATCACAATGGCTCCCCTTGAATCAATTAAAACATATTCTTTGCAAAGCCTGGGACTTGAAAGCTCTGAACTTTACCTGGGTAAAGTTGTGGAGGCTTCTCCTGCCGCGGCTGCGGGTCTGCGCACGATGGATCGCTTAACTTCGATCAATGGCGTGACTTTGACAAAATGGGAAGATGTTCTTAATAACATCAAATCATTCGATGGAAAAAATCCTGTCGCTCTGACGGTTGTTCGCGAGGGTCAAAAGGTTGAGATGAAAATCACGCCTAAAATGACTACGCAAATGACCGCCAATGGAACTGAAGAAAAGCGTTATACGATCGGCATCGCACCGGTTGTGAACATCGCAATGCCGGAATTGATGGTGGTAAAAACCACAAACCCAATCGACGCTCTGGTTCGCGGAACGCAAAGAACTTGGGACGTTTCCGTAATGACGGTGATGAGCTTCGTTCGTCTGTTTGAGGCCAAGATCTCTCCGAAAAATATCGGCGGTGTTTTGTCGATCGGTCAGGCTGCCAGTGAAACTTATAAAATGGGTATCACACAGTTCCTGCAAATGATGGCGATCATTTCAGTGAACCTGTTTATTTTAAATCTACTTCCCGTTCCAGTCCTTGATGGCGGACATCTTGTGTTCTATATCATCGAGGTTGTGAAAGGGGCGCCGCTCAGTCTTAGAAAAATGGAAGTCGCACAGCAAGTCGGAATGGCTCTTCTTATGAGCTTGATGATCTTTGCCTTGTTCAACGACTTCACGCGCTTATTCGGTATATGA
- a CDS encoding P-loop NTPase → MEDFDAENELCIENVRPFKTSSDGDHNAKIWVVASGKGGVGKTFVSSSLGITLSKLGHSVVIVDLDLSGANIHTALGVNPSHMNIRHFFEGVKTLQDIVIPTQFSNLSYIQGFWDSWTPIDFTMDQISNLIPQMKSLRADYVIVDLGAGALEPHLNLFRAADEKFLVTTPEPTSIEKTYRFIEAYVCDSLKQNATPDAYGDMISTLRSHRQRTLAKPFSFRSYLKDQTGLHYDFFEALTSSPVRLIVNSSRSQANAELGHSMKSVCNKYYDLGLDYVAGIDYDNAVWQSVKGREHVLVAQPFTPLAGQFLATCKQLIDPEELRAVV, encoded by the coding sequence ATGGAAGACTTTGACGCTGAAAATGAGCTTTGCATCGAAAATGTACGACCGTTCAAAACTTCGTCTGACGGTGATCACAATGCCAAAATTTGGGTTGTCGCTTCCGGCAAAGGTGGCGTGGGGAAGACCTTCGTTTCATCAAGCCTTGGCATCACTCTGTCAAAACTGGGTCACTCTGTTGTTATCGTAGATCTTGATCTGAGCGGAGCCAATATTCACACGGCACTCGGCGTGAATCCTTCACACATGAACATTCGCCATTTCTTTGAAGGTGTTAAAACTCTTCAAGACATCGTTATTCCAACTCAGTTTTCAAATCTGTCCTACATTCAGGGATTCTGGGATTCTTGGACACCCATCGATTTCACAATGGATCAAATTTCAAACCTGATTCCACAAATGAAGTCTTTGCGCGCCGACTATGTGATCGTTGATTTGGGTGCGGGGGCTTTGGAACCACATCTGAATCTTTTCAGAGCGGCCGACGAAAAATTCCTGGTCACGACTCCAGAACCAACCAGCATCGAAAAGACTTACAGATTTATCGAAGCCTATGTTTGCGATTCTTTAAAGCAAAATGCGACTCCGGATGCTTATGGGGATATGATCTCCACTCTGCGCAGTCACCGCCAAAGAACATTGGCGAAACCTTTCTCTTTCCGTTCATACCTCAAAGACCAAACAGGTCTTCACTATGACTTCTTTGAAGCTCTCACATCTTCGCCAGTGCGTTTGATTGTGAACTCGTCTCGCAGCCAAGCGAATGCGGAATTAGGTCACTCAATGAAGAGTGTCTGCAATAAATACTACGACTTAGGTCTGGATTACGTTGCCGGAATTGATTACGACAATGCAGTGTGGCAGTCCGTAAAGGGCCGTGAGCATGTACTTGTAGCGCAACCCTTCACTCCTTTGGCGGGACAATTTTTAGCTACCTGCAAACAACTTATTGATCCTGAGGAACTTCGCGCCGTAGTATAA
- a CDS encoding PLP-dependent cysteine synthase family protein: MSHVLDSILETVGETPMVALHNVVKGSKHKFFAKIEYFNPGGSIKDRVAVKIIEEAEKRGELKPGGTIVEATSGNTGVGLALAAAVKGYKCIIVMPQKMSEEKRALLRAYGAQVVITPMVDPDHPMSHYNVSKRIVAEIPGGFLANQFFNPDNVAQHYQTTGPEVWKQMDGKIDMLVAGAGTGGTLSGCAQYLKEHKPSVKVVCADPVGSILYDLYYHKKIVDPPGSYKVEGIGEDMLPGNVHLEKYDGFVRVNDQEAFDMTRRLVAEEGLLVGPSSATALVGAIKFSEKFETPLNIVVVFADSGRQYLSKAFNDQWMVENGLLKEEQIKDSFNRVISAEEALKQYSK; encoded by the coding sequence ATGTCACATGTTCTAGATTCTATTTTGGAAACCGTTGGCGAGACCCCGATGGTGGCGCTTCACAACGTCGTTAAGGGTTCAAAACATAAATTTTTCGCCAAAATCGAATATTTTAATCCAGGCGGGAGCATTAAAGACCGCGTTGCCGTAAAAATCATCGAAGAAGCTGAAAAGCGCGGTGAGTTGAAACCCGGTGGAACTATTGTTGAGGCGACTTCTGGTAATACAGGTGTTGGATTGGCATTGGCGGCAGCAGTTAAAGGCTACAAATGCATTATCGTCATGCCTCAAAAAATGAGCGAAGAGAAGCGTGCCCTTTTGCGTGCCTACGGGGCCCAGGTTGTGATCACTCCGATGGTTGATCCAGATCATCCAATGAGTCACTACAATGTCTCTAAACGAATCGTCGCAGAAATCCCAGGCGGATTTTTAGCTAATCAGTTCTTCAATCCCGACAACGTAGCCCAACATTATCAAACGACAGGTCCAGAAGTTTGGAAGCAAATGGATGGAAAGATCGACATGCTCGTGGCGGGTGCGGGTACTGGCGGAACACTTTCTGGTTGCGCCCAATATCTTAAAGAACACAAACCTAGCGTTAAAGTGGTCTGCGCGGACCCGGTCGGCAGCATTCTTTACGATTTGTACTACCATAAAAAGATCGTTGATCCTCCAGGTTCATATAAAGTCGAAGGCATTGGCGAGGACATGCTTCCTGGCAATGTTCACTTGGAGAAATATGACGGATTTGTCCGCGTGAATGACCAAGAGGCATTCGATATGACTCGTCGATTGGTGGCTGAAGAGGGTCTTTTGGTCGGTCCATCCAGTGCAACTGCCTTGGTGGGAGCGATCAAGTTCTCTGAGAAGTTTGAAACGCCACTAAATATCGTAGTGGTATTCGCAGATAGCGGCCGTCAGTATTTGAGCAAGGCATTTAACGATCAATGGATGGTTGAAAATGGTCTTCTGAAGGAAGAGCAGATCAAGGATTCATTCAATCGCGTGATCTCTGCTGAAGAAGCTTTGAAACAATATTCTAAGTAA
- a CDS encoding DNA-3-methyladenine glycosylase — protein sequence MILPQEFYFNDTTSVAKSLLGKVLHIQTTGQEFRARIVETEAYLGVIDPACHTFGNKKTPRTKSMYMDGGHSYVYMIYGMYFCLNFVTRTSEHPEAVLIRGLEPLPSDPDIKKKNIKTNGPGKLCKHYHITKALDGVCLWKKKSPLFVSDDNFKVSAKNIIARPRIGVDYAGEAAAWPLRFYIADNVYVSKK from the coding sequence ATGATCCTTCCCCAAGAATTTTATTTTAACGACACCACCTCAGTGGCCAAATCACTGCTGGGGAAAGTTCTGCATATCCAAACAACTGGTCAGGAGTTTCGCGCACGCATCGTCGAAACTGAAGCTTATCTTGGAGTGATCGATCCCGCCTGTCATACTTTTGGGAATAAAAAAACTCCCCGTACCAAGTCCATGTATATGGATGGCGGTCATTCTTATGTCTATATGATTTATGGAATGTATTTTTGTCTGAACTTCGTCACACGCACCAGTGAACATCCCGAGGCCGTTCTCATTCGTGGCCTCGAGCCCCTTCCCTCAGATCCTGACATCAAAAAGAAGAACATTAAAACCAATGGTCCGGGGAAACTTTGTAAGCACTATCACATCACCAAAGCTCTCGATGGCGTTTGCCTGTGGAAGAAAAAATCGCCCCTCTTTGTGAGTGATGATAATTTCAAAGTCTCTGCAAAGAACATCATTGCTCGTCCCCGCATCGGCGTCGATTATGCAGGCGAAGCCGCTGCTTGGCCCTTGCGTTTCTATATTGCCGACAACGTCTATGTCTCTAAAAAGTAG
- the pgeF gene encoding peptidoglycan editing factor PgeF, giving the protein MNLQQTPFGYEIRTPHLTMLFGGVESQLPNLKAAYPHFDFTRVKQIHSDAVVESKDTSLDYQVIADSHYTRSKNLALCVITADCVPAFLYHQPTGLIAGVHAGWRGVANKILMKTIDSLISQGAKAQELDVVIGPHIQKKSFEVGNDVRDQILTSLGTLTEAQRSLFVEKISDQKCLLDLNQVVKAQLQSKGIEAERVFDLHIDTFSNQDFHSHRRDKEKAGRQISFICQNP; this is encoded by the coding sequence GTGAATCTCCAGCAGACTCCCTTTGGTTATGAGATTCGCACCCCCCACCTGACAATGCTTTTTGGTGGAGTTGAATCACAACTTCCGAATTTGAAAGCCGCGTATCCGCATTTTGATTTCACTCGGGTAAAACAAATTCACAGCGACGCTGTTGTGGAATCAAAAGACACCTCACTTGATTATCAGGTTATTGCGGACTCCCACTACACTCGCTCAAAAAACTTAGCTCTTTGTGTGATCACCGCAGATTGCGTCCCCGCTTTCTTGTATCACCAACCGACGGGCTTGATTGCCGGTGTTCATGCGGGTTGGCGAGGTGTTGCCAACAAGATCCTCATGAAGACCATTGATTCGCTGATTTCACAGGGAGCCAAGGCTCAAGAGCTCGACGTGGTGATCGGCCCCCATATTCAAAAGAAAAGTTTTGAAGTTGGTAACGATGTTCGCGATCAAATTTTGACCAGTCTCGGCACCTTAACTGAAGCACAGCGATCACTTTTCGTTGAAAAAATATCAGATCAAAAATGCCTGCTGGATTTGAATCAGGTTGTGAAAGCACAATTACAATCCAAAGGAATTGAGGCCGAGCGCGTCTTTGATTTACATATCGATACCTTTAGTAATCAGGACTTTCATTCCCACCGACGAGACAAAGAAAAAGCGGGTCGACAGATCAGTTTCATCTGTCAAAACCCATGA